A DNA window from Deltaproteobacteria bacterium contains the following coding sequences:
- a CDS encoding type II restriction endonuclease — translation MIKGKLCEYFSGFGFKRLSATEVDPETSHGHEFQGIGAFRELFGTERHEFSATFIHLSDIHDDGLISQQGDLSWYDSRENQPHRSPEYRLYYHAEVTLVQEYINPEDLIIVAREPDGNIVVMMAEAGSTYEQQLMWLFDIVEEELFTKFIVRDVDDDETLNYASRIILENLGIEIIEEAENWLDVMLDRFGKAFPKTRVFSAFAQETLPEVSPIDNPDTALVQWMDQEELLFRTFERHLVTERLREGFGTHGDDVDAFISFSLSVQNRRKSRVGHALENHLEQVFISHNLSYSRNKETENRAKPDFIFPDIDKYHYPEFPDCRLSMLGVKSSCKDRWRQVLSEAARINEKHLLTMEPGISENQTSEMQSNSLQLVVPSLLHSTYKPEQQTWLFDVADFLDMVRERQSTD, via the coding sequence ATGATAAAGGGAAAGCTGTGTGAATATTTTTCAGGATTTGGCTTCAAAAGATTGTCTGCTACAGAAGTTGACCCCGAAACCTCCCATGGTCATGAGTTTCAAGGGATAGGTGCATTTAGGGAGCTTTTTGGGACGGAACGCCATGAGTTTTCAGCCACATTTATTCATCTGTCCGATATTCATGATGATGGCCTTATCAGTCAACAAGGTGATCTTAGCTGGTATGATTCCAGGGAAAACCAGCCCCATCGGTCACCGGAATACCGTCTATATTACCATGCCGAAGTCACCCTTGTACAAGAGTACATCAATCCAGAAGATCTGATAATTGTTGCCCGCGAACCGGATGGTAACATTGTAGTCATGATGGCAGAGGCTGGCAGCACTTACGAGCAACAGCTCATGTGGCTTTTTGATATTGTCGAGGAAGAACTCTTCACGAAATTCATTGTCCGAGATGTTGATGATGACGAAACGCTTAACTATGCCTCACGTATCATACTGGAAAATCTTGGTATCGAGATCATTGAAGAAGCGGAAAACTGGCTCGATGTAATGCTGGACAGGTTTGGTAAGGCATTTCCCAAAACCAGAGTTTTCTCGGCATTCGCCCAGGAAACCTTACCTGAAGTTTCACCGATAGACAACCCTGATACCGCCCTTGTCCAGTGGATGGATCAGGAAGAACTGCTTTTCAGAACCTTTGAACGACATCTGGTGACAGAACGACTAAGAGAAGGATTTGGCACCCATGGCGATGATGTTGATGCCTTTATCAGCTTTTCGCTAAGCGTTCAGAACCGACGGAAATCACGTGTCGGCCATGCACTTGAAAACCATCTTGAGCAAGTTTTTATTTCACATAACCTTAGTTATTCTAGGAACAAGGAAACAGAGAACAGGGCAAAACCTGATTTTATTTTCCCGGACATTGATAAATACCATTATCCTGAATTCCCTGATTGTCGCCTTTCCATGCTGGGTGTAAAGTCATCCTGTAAGGACAGATGGCGTCAGGTCTTGTCGGAAGCTGCGAGAATAAATGAGAAGCATCTTCTGACAATGGAGCCGGGTATTAGTGAAAACCAGACGAGCGAAATGCAATCAAACTCACTTCAGCTTGTTGTGCCTTCATTACTGCACAGTACATACAAGCCTGAGCAGCAAACTTGGCTTTTCGATGTTGCGGATTTTCTGGATATGGTGAGAGAGCGTCAATCAACTGATTAA
- a CDS encoding DUF2007 domain-containing protein has translation MTNIVAFKTDKIYELEMVKDALKEAGIPFFIREDTMVGLHLPIPIAPVPVPGVSFLVLVPEIAFEESRALIKTLPVEETEADPVRRFNPPKEGKQLFKMEGRHYAVIIFLIFVFFISRLFSH, from the coding sequence ATGACCAACATAGTCGCCTTCAAAACAGATAAGATTTATGAACTGGAGATGGTTAAAGATGCCCTGAAGGAGGCGGGTATCCCCTTTTTTATCCGTGAGGATACCATGGTAGGGTTACATCTTCCTATTCCCATTGCACCCGTTCCTGTTCCGGGTGTTTCCTTCCTTGTTCTTGTTCCTGAAATTGCATTTGAAGAATCCAGAGCGCTTATCAAAACCCTTCCTGTTGAAGAGACAGAGGCTGATCCTGTGCGGCGTTTCAACCCCCCAAAAGAAGGCAAGCAGCTCTTTAAAATGGAAGGAAGGCATTATGCTGTCATAATTTTCCTTATCTTTGTTTTTTTCATATCTCGGCTTTTCTCACATTAA
- a CDS encoding multicopper oxidase domain-containing protein, translating into MKTLTSIIGVLTLLLTGSALAGVCPSSNVIEEPPAFQWTDAGGYWSGTLELGEASLNIGSDTFTTRAYRQAGGNFTIPGPTLNMIPGETYVLTFKNLLPYAEPSPEHNNLKDPNISNIHTHGLHVSPETPADDVTRLINGGFCGDYVYEVPANHMGGTLWYHPHHHGSTYLQVAGGAFGLLIVDDSNDGIPQGVAGMTERELVVGFLDPGAAGAGGDTLMSGTLSPGWTVNGRALGNMCMPANEWQRWRLLLADHGAKVKTVSVPGCDVALLSRDGVWRTVAPLDLPTSSIDLTGASRADLAVRCSADSTISVDGKPVANVYADAALPADLAVGPYDNGASGSTWSAIRPPYLRDLRAETQVETRNVSMGARTINGDKFDGNVPTFTVPAGSVQEWKIKGATNHPFHKHVYHVQMNGACGGNDAFEDGEYYDTIAGNCLVRFDLNPATSSVYNGMTVMHCHILTHEDEGAMGWTDVVGGFPPPAFPGPGYQALYQCN; encoded by the coding sequence ATGAAAACTTTAACCAGCATTATAGGCGTGTTAACGCTTTTACTTACAGGGAGCGCTCTGGCAGGAGTATGCCCGAGTTCGAACGTTATTGAAGAACCGCCTGCTTTCCAGTGGACGGATGCAGGGGGCTATTGGAGCGGCACTCTGGAACTGGGTGAAGCTAGCCTGAACATCGGCAGTGATACTTTTACAACACGCGCCTATCGTCAGGCGGGCGGAAACTTTACTATCCCCGGCCCGACGCTCAACATGATACCGGGAGAAACTTATGTCCTGACATTTAAGAACCTGCTGCCCTATGCAGAACCCAGTCCGGAGCATAACAACTTAAAGGATCCCAATATTTCCAACATTCACACCCATGGTCTTCACGTATCACCTGAAACTCCTGCTGATGATGTGACACGCCTCATTAACGGCGGTTTCTGCGGTGACTATGTGTATGAAGTTCCGGCTAACCATATGGGTGGAACACTCTGGTACCACCCTCATCACCATGGTTCAACTTATCTGCAGGTAGCAGGCGGTGCATTTGGTCTGCTTATTGTTGACGATTCCAATGACGGTATACCGCAGGGCGTTGCCGGCATGACGGAACGTGAGCTTGTTGTCGGTTTTCTTGATCCCGGCGCTGCCGGGGCCGGTGGCGACACTCTCATGTCCGGCACACTTTCACCTGGCTGGACGGTGAACGGCCGGGCGCTGGGGAACATGTGTATGCCCGCAAATGAATGGCAGCGCTGGCGCCTTTTGCTTGCTGACCACGGCGCCAAGGTTAAAACCGTGTCTGTTCCCGGATGTGATGTGGCTCTTCTGTCTCGTGACGGTGTATGGCGAACAGTTGCACCTTTGGACCTCCCAACAAGCTCCATTGACCTGACCGGCGCCTCTCGTGCCGACCTGGCCGTGAGGTGTAGTGCTGATTCAACCATCTCGGTCGATGGGAAGCCCGTTGCCAATGTTTACGCCGACGCCGCCTTGCCTGCCGATTTAGCTGTCGGACCTTATGATAACGGCGCTTCGGGAAGCACCTGGTCTGCCATACGTCCGCCATATTTACGAGACCTTCGGGCTGAAACTCAGGTTGAAACTCGTAATGTTAGTATGGGAGCCCGTACAATCAATGGAGATAAGTTTGACGGTAACGTTCCGACCTTCACGGTCCCCGCAGGTAGTGTACAGGAATGGAAGATTAAAGGCGCTACCAATCACCCCTTCCACAAACACGTCTACCACGTTCAAATGAACGGCGCCTGCGGCGGTAATGATGCTTTTGAGGACGGTGAATACTATGACACAATTGCCGGTAACTGTCTTGTACGCTTTGATTTGAACCCTGCAACTTCCAGCGTTTATAATGGTATGACGGTTATGCATTGCCATATTCTGACCCATGAGGATGAAGGCGCCATGGGCTGGACTGATGTTGTCGGTGGTTTTCCTCCTCCGGCTTTCCCCGGTCCCGGTTATCAGGCTCTCTACCAATGTAATTAA